A DNA window from Camelina sativa cultivar DH55 chromosome 13, Cs, whole genome shotgun sequence contains the following coding sequences:
- the LOC104734427 gene encoding uncharacterized protein LOC104734427 has protein sequence MSSLTVRRVSRGRYSLADIQSVQNLIEGCLQRYMNQKEAVDFLLEKNKIEPGFTQLVWQKLEEENRDFFRAYYLRLMVKHQIMEYNKLLEQQANHMRQIHPTRGVSNQHGNGSHVPLMNQQQLCFERKDSDQSFPNLSSAYLNRVSAINTNLPSYVDISTNSRRVDPPQNLLCSPGTNMPLMQGVIKSETAYSNSAPYMYGGEAQSTVGDASLASFSNESSSQSLNDPLVDADASPFGSLRQIPRNFSLSDLTADFSQSSEILESYDGSPFLLADAENFLDSSDRVEHQGDYERLGTISEGFIYKNLGNK, from the exons ATGTCAAGTTTAACTGTGAGAAGGGTGTCACGTGGCAGATACTCTTTGGCAGATATACAATcg GTTCAGAATCTTATTGAAGGATGCCTCCAGCGTTACATGAACCAGAAAGAAGCTGTTGACTTTCTACTAGAGAAGAATAAGATCGAACCTGGTTTTACTCAACTTG TTTGGcagaagcttgaagaagagaacCGAGATTTTTTCAGGGCATATTATCTGAGACTCATGGTAAAGCACCAGATTATGGAATATAACAAGCTGCTTGAGCAGCAGGCAAACCACATGCGTCAGATTCATCCAACCAGAGGGGTTTCCAACCAACACGGAAATGGTTCTCATGTTCCATTAA TGAATCAGCAACAATTATGCTTTGAACGCAAGGATTCAGATCAGTCCTTTCCTAATCTGTCAAGTGCATACCTCAATAGAGTCTCAGCTATTAACACAAATCTGCCTTCTTATGTGGACATTTCAACCAATTCTAGAAGAGTTGATCCTCCACAAAACTTGCTCTGCTCGCCGGGCACAAATATGCCTTTGATGCAAGGAGTGATTAAATCTGAGACTGCATATTCAAACTCTGCTCCGTACATGTATGGTGGTGAAGCACAGTCCACAGTTGGAGATGCCTCCCTTGCATCTTTCAGCAACGAGTCCAGCAGTCAATCCCTCAATGATCCACTTGTTGATGCAGACGCTTCTCCATTTGGGTCCCTACGTCAAATTCCTCGGAACTTCAGCCTCTCTGATCTGACAGCTGATTTTTCCCAGAGCTCAG AGATTCTGGAGAGCTATGATGGATCACCATTCCTATTGGCTGATGCTGAAAACTTCCTGGACTCTAGCGACAGGGTAGAACATCAGG GAGATTACGAGAGATTGGGGACTATATCTGAAGGCTTCATTTACAAAAACCTCGGTAACAAATAG
- the LOC104734430 gene encoding ferredoxin-dependent glutamate synthase 1, chloroplastic/mitochondrial, translating to MAMMKSLSPVPKLLSTTPSSVLSSDKNFFFVDFVGLYCKSKRTRRRLRGGGDSSRSSSSSSSRLSSVRAVLDLERVSDKDLSSPSVLKPQVANLEDILAERGACGVGFIANLDNIPSHGVVKDALIALGCMEHRGGCGADNDSGDGSGLMSSIPWDYFNVWAKEQGLSPFDKLHTGVGMIFLPQEDTFMQEAKQVIENIFEKEGLQVLGWREVPVNAPIVGKNAKETMPNIQQVFVKIAKEDSTDDIERELYICRKLIERAVATESWGTELYFCSLSNQTIVYKGMLRSEALGMFYLDLQNELYTTPFAIYHRRYSTNTSPRWPLAQPMRFLGHNGEINTIQGNLNWMQSREASLKSSVWNGRENEIRPFGNPRGSDSANLDSAAEILIRSGRTPEEALMILVPEAYKNHPTLSVKYPEVVDFYDYYKGQMEAWDGPALLLFSDGKTVGACLDRNGLRPARYWRTSDNFVYVASEVGVVPVDEAKVTMKGRLGPGMMIAADLVNGQVYENTEVKKRISSFNPYGKWIKENSRSLKPVNFKSSTVMENEEILRSQQAFGYSSEDVQMVIESMASQGKEPTFCMGDDIPLAGLSQRPHMLYDYFKQRFAQVTNPAIDPLREGLVMSLEVNIGKRGNILELGPENASQVILSNPVLNEGALEELMKDTYLKPKVLSTYFDIRKGVEGSLQKAIYYLCEAADDAVRSGSQLLVLSDRSDSLEPTRPAIPIMLAVGAVHQHLIQNGLRMSASIVADTAQCFSTHHFACLVGYGASAVCPYLALETCRQWRLSNKTVAFMRNGKIPTVTIEQAQKNYTNAVNAGLLKILSKMGISLLSSYCGAQIFEIYGLGKEVVDLAFTGSVSKISGLTFDELARETLSFWVKAFSEDTTKRLENFGFIQFRPGGEYHSNNPEMSKLLHKAVREKSETAYAVYQQHLSNRPVNVLRDLLEFKSDRAPIPVGKVEPAVSIVKRFCTGGMSLGAISRETHEAIAIAMNRIGGKSNSGEGGEDPIRWKPLTDVVDGYSPTLPHLKGLQNGDIATSAIKQVASGRFGVTPTFLVNADQLEIKVAQGAKPGEGGQLPGKKVSAYIARLRSSKPGVPLISPPPHHDIYSIEDLAQLIFDLHQINPNAKVSVKLVAEAGIGTVASGVAKGNADIIQISGHDGGTGASPISSIKHAGGPWELGLTETHQTLIENGLRERVILRVDGGLKSGVDVLMAAAMGADEYGFGSLAMIATGCVMARICHTNNCPVGVASQREELRARFPGVPGDLVNYFLYVAEEVRGILAQLGYNKLDDIIGRTELLKPRDISLVKTQHLDLSYLLSSVGTPSMSSTEIRKQDVHTNGPVLDDDILADPLVIDAIENEKVVEKTVKICNIDRAACGRVAGVIAKKYGDTGFAGQVNLTFLGSAGQSFGCFLIPGMNIRLIGESNDYVGKGMAGGEIVVTPVDTIGFVPEEATIVGNTCLYGATGGQIFARGKAGERFAVRNSLAEAVVEGTGDHCCEYMTGGCVVVLGKVGRNVAAGMTGGIAYLLDEDDTLLPKINREIVKIQRVIAPAGELQLKSLIESHVEKTGSSKGATILNDWDKYLPLFWQLVPPSEEDTPEASAAYVRTATGEVTFQSA from the exons ATGGCGATGATGAAATCTCTTTCCCCTGTTCCTAAGCTTCTCTCCACAACACCAAGCTCTGTTCTTTCTTCTGACAAGAACTTCTTCTTCGTCGATTTCGTTGGATTGTACTGTAAGTCCAAGCGAACCAGACGCAGACTTCGTGGAGGAGGAGACTCCTcacgctcttcttcttcttcttcttctcgcttATCCTCTGTTCGTGCTGTTCTCGACCTTGAACGTGTCTCTGACAAagatctctcttctccttctgttTTAAAACCTCAG gttGCTAATTTGGAAGATATATTGGCTGAGAGAGGAGCTTGTGGAGTTGGGTTTATAGCAAACTTAGATAACATACCTTCACATGGAGTTGTCAAGGATGCTCTTATCGCTCTTGGCTGTATGGAACATCGTGGAGGTTGTGGAGCTGACAATGATTCTGGTGATGGCTCTGGTCTTATGTCTTCCATTCCTTGGGATTACTTTAACGTCTGGGCCAAGGAACAAGGTCTTTCTCCCTTTGATAAGTTGCATACTGGTGTTGGTATGATCTTTCTTCCTCAAGAGGATACCTTTATGCAAGAAGCCAAACAAG tTATTGAAAACATATTTGAGAAAGAAGGATTACAAGTTCTTGGATGGAGGGAAGTTCCTGTAAATGCTCCCATAGTTGGTAAAAACGCTAAGGAGACAATGCCTAACATACAGCAAGTGTTTGTGAAAATCGCAAAGGAAGATAGTACTGATGACATTGAAAGGGAGCTTTACATCTGCAGGAAACTAATCGAAAGGGCGGTAGCTACTGAGAGTTGGGGAACTGAGCTTTACTTCTGTTCACTGTCCAATCAAACCATAGTGTACAAGGGCATGCTTCGATCCGAAGCTCTTGGAATGTTTTATCTTGACCTTCAGAATGAGCTTTATACGACTCCTTTTGCTATTTATCACCGAAGGTACAGTACAAACACAAGTCCTAGGTGGCCTCTTGCTCAACCAATGAGGTTTCTTGGACATAACGGAGAGATCAACACCATCCAG GGGAACTTAAACTGGATGCAGTCTCGAGAAGCTTCTTTGAAGTCCTCTGTTTGGAATGGCCGTGAAAATGAAATTCGTCCATTTGGTAATCCCAGAGGTTCAGACTCTGCTAATCTTGATAGTGCTGCAGAA ATATTAATTAGAAGTGGCCGAACTCCAGAGGAAGCTCTTATGATTCTTGTCCCTGAGGCATACAAAAACCATCCAACTTTATCTGTCAAATATCCTGAG GTTGTTGATTTCTATGACTATTACAAAGGACAAATGGAGGCTTGGGATGGTCCTGCCTTACTTTTGTTCAG TGATGGAAAAACAGTTGGGGCTTGTCTTGACCGTAACGGACTTCGTCCTGCTCGATATTGGCGGACTAGTGACAATTTCGTCTATGTAGCATCTGAG GTCGGAGTTGTACCAGTTGATGAGGCAAAAGTCACAATGAAAGGCCGTTTAGGACCCGGAATGATGATTGCTGCTGACCTAGTGAATGGCCAG GTATATGAGAATACAGAGGTAAAGAAGAGAATATCTTCATTTAATCCATATGGAAAGTGGATTAAAGAAAATTCCAGGTCCTTGAAGCCTGTGAATTTCAAATCCTCAACTGTCATGGAAAATGAAGAAATCCTAAGAAGCCAACA GGCATTTGGTTATTCAAGTGAGGATGTGCAAATGGTTATTGAGTCTATGGCTTCTCAAGGAAAGGAACCAACCTTCTGCATGGGAGATGATATTCCGCTGGCTGGATTGTCTCAAAGACCACACATGCTTTACGATTATTTCAAACAGAGATTTGCCCAG GTTACAAACCCTGCCATTGATCCCCTTAGGGAAGGTTTGGTTATGTCTCTTGAAGTAAATATTGGAAAACGTGGAAATATATTGGAGCTTGGGCCTGAGAACGCCTCAcag GTTATTCTGTCAAACCCTGTGTTAAACGAAGGAGCGTTGGAGGAGCTAATGAAGGATACATACTTGAAACCCAAGGTTCTGTCAACATATTTCGATATAAGAAAAGGAGTTGAAGGTTCCTTGCAAAAGGCTATATATTATCTTTGTGAAGCAGCTGATGATGCTGTCCGAAGTGGCTCTCAGCTCCTCGTTCTTTCAGACCGATCCGATAGCCTG GAACCAACCCGGCCTGCAATTCCGATAATGTTAGCTGTTGGTGCTGTCCATCAACATCTTATTCAGAACGGGTTGCGGATGTCAGCTTCCATTGTTGCTGATACCGCCCAGTGCTTCAGCACACATCATTTTGCTTGTTTAGTTGGATATGGTGCAAG TGCTGTATGCCCATACTTGGCACTAGAGACATGTAGGCAATGGCGCTTAAGTAACAAAACTGTCGCCTTTATGCGGAACGGGAAAATTCCCACTGTGACCATTGAGCAAGCTCAGAAGAATTATACCAAT GCGGTTAATGCAGGACttcttaaaattctttctaagaTGGGAATTTCATTGCTTTCAAG TTATTGTGGTGCTCAGATATTTGAGATATATGGTTTGGGAAAGGAGGTTGTTGATCTTGCATTCACTGGAAGTGTGTCAAAAATCAGTGGACTCACCTTTGATGAG TTGGCAAGGGAGACATTGTCTTTCTGGGTGAAGGCCTTTTCTGAGGATACAACTAAACGTttagaaaattttggatttattCAATTTAGGCCTGGAG GTGAGTATCATTCAAACAACCCAGAGATGTCAAAGTTGCTCCACAAGGCTGTCCGTGAAAAGAGTGAAACTGCATATGCAGTCTATCAACAGCATCTCTCTAACCGACCGGTTAAT gtCCTCCGTGATCTGCTTGAGTTCAAGAGTGACCGTGCACCGATCCCAGTAGGAAAAGTCGAACCAGCCGTTTCTATTGTTAAGAGATTTTGTACAGGTGGAATGTCACTCGGTGCTATTTCAAGAGAAACTCATGAAGCAATTGCTATTGCAATGAACAGGATTGGTGGTAAATCAAACTCTGGAGAAGGTGGAGAg GATCCTATCCGTTGGAAGCCACTTACAGATGTGGTTGATGGATATTCACCAACATTGCCACATCTCAAAGGTCTTCAAAACGGAGATATTGCAACAAGTGCTATCAAGCAG GTTGCTTCAGGGCGTTTTGGAGTCACACCAACATTCTTGGTGAATGCAGATCAACTGGAAATCAAAGTAGCACAAGGTGCTAAGCCTGGGGAAGGTGGTCAGCTTCCAGGAAAGAAAGTTAGTGCGTATATCGCAAGGCTAAGAAGCTCTAAACCTGGTGTTCCGCTTATATCACCGCCTCCTCACCACGACATTTACTCTATAGAGGATCTTGCTCAGTTGATCTTTGATCTACACCAG ATTAATCCAAATGCAAAAGTATCAGTCAAGCTGGTGGCAGAAGCTGGAATTGGAACAGTTGCTTCTGGAGTTGCTAAGGGTAACGCTGATATCATTCAG ATATCAGGGCATGATGGTGGAACCGGTGCTAGTCCAATAAGTTCCATAAAACATGCTGGTGGACCATGGGAACTTGGACTAACAGAAACTCACCAA ACACTTATCGAAAACGGACTCAGAGAACGAGTCATATTAAGAGTCGATGGAGGCTTAAAGAGTGGTGTTGATGTTCTAATGGCTGCAGCTATGGGTGCTGATGAATACGGATTTGGTTCCTTGGCCATGATTGCTACTGGCTGTGTTATGGCTCGTATTTGCCACACTAATAATTGCCCAGTCGGAGTAGCAAGTCAG AGAGAAGAGTTACGTGCAAGATTCCCTGGTGTACCTGGTGATCTTGTCAATTACTTCTTATACGTAGCAGAAGAG GTGAGAGGTATTTTAGCACAGTTGGGATACAacaagttagatgatatcattGGACGAACAGAGTTACTGAAACCACGGGACATTTCACTAGTGAAAACTCAGCATCTTGATCTGAGTTATCTTCTTTCG TCTGTTGGAACACCTTCAATGAGCAGTACTGAAATCAGGAAGCAGGATGTTCATACAAATGGACCTGTTCTAGATGACGATATTCTGGCAGATCCATTG GTGATAGATGCAATAGAGAACGAGAAGGTGGTTGAGAAAACCGTCAAAATATGCAACATAGACCGTGCCGCTTGTGGTCGCGTTGCTGGTGTTATCGCAAAGAAGTATGGAGACACTGGTTTCGCCGGACAAGTGAATCTAAC TTTCCTTGGGAGCGCAGGACAGTCCTTCGGGTGCTTTTTGATTCCCGGTATGAACATCCGGCTCATAGGAGAGTCAAATGACTACGTTGGAAAG GGAATGGCTGGTGGTGAAATAGTAGTAACCCCTGTGGATACAATCGGTTTTGTGCCCGAGGAAGCAACGATAGTTGGGAACACTTGCTTGTATGGTGCCACGGGAGGTCAGATATTCGCTAGAGGCAAAGCTGGAGAGAGATTTGCAGTGAGAAACTCACTCGCTGAAGCAGTAGTTGAAGGCACTGGAGACCATTGCTGTGAGTACATGACTGGTGGCTGTGTAGTCGTGCTTGGAAA GGTTGGAAGAAACGTTGCTGCGGGTATGACAGGAGGCATAGCTTACCTTCTTGATGAAGATGACACTCTTCTTCCTAag ATTAACCGAGAGATAGTGAAGATCCAGAGAGTAATTGCACCTGCAGGGGAATTGCAGCTGAAGAGCTTAATTGAATCCCATGTT gaaaaaacTGGAAGCAGCAAAGGTGCAACGATTCTGAATGATTGGGACAAGTATCTACCTCTCTTCTGGCAACTAGTTCCACCAAGCGAAGAAGACACTCCTGAAGCTTCTGCTGCTTATGTAAGAACAGCCACAGGCGAAGTCACATTTCAATCGGCATAG
- the LOC104734429 gene encoding DNA gyrase subunit B, mitochondrial isoform X2 translates to MALIQRASSYHLRLYLRLMASRPRLFSTTSSLSPSLHPHSSSLSAPPFISPIPRIKFQLTNALSQRLIQPNAVTSRYLSTEATSKGYSSEQIQVLEGLDPVRKRPGMYIGSTGPRGLHHLVYEILDNAIDEAQAGYASKVDVVLHADGSVSVMDNGRGIPTDLHPATKKSSLETVLTVLHAGGKFGGTSSGYSVSGGLHGVGLSVVNALSEALEVTVWRDGMEHKQNYSRGKPITTLTCRVLPLESKGTKGTSIRFWPDKEVFTTEIEFDHNTIAGRIRELAFLNPKVTITLKKEDDDLEKNQYTEYYFAGGLTEYVSWLNTDKNPIHDVLGFRKEINGATVDVSLQWCSDAYSDTMLGYANSIRTIDGGTHIEGVKASLTRTLNTLAKKSKAVKEKDISLSGEHVREGLTCIVSVKVPNPEFEGQTKTRLGNPEVRKIVDQSVQEYLTEFLELHPDVLESIISKSLNAYKAALAAKRARELVRSKSVLKSSSLPGKLADCSSSDPEESEIFIVEGDSAGGSAKQGRDRRFQAILPLRGKILNIERKDEAAMYKNEEIQNLILGLGLGVKGEEFKKENLRYHKIIILTDADVDGAHIRTLLLTFFFRYQRALFDAGCIYVGVPPLFKVERGKHAQYCYDDADLKKITANFPANASYTIQRFKGLGEMMPEQLWETTMNPETRILKQLVVEDIAEANMTFSSLMGARVDVRKELIKNAATKINLQRLDI, encoded by the exons ATGGCGCTTATTCAGAGAGCTTCTTCTTATCATCTTCGTCTCTATTTACGGCTCATGGCTTCTCGTCCTCGTCTCTTCTCTACTACTAGCtcactctctccttctcttcatcCTCACTCCTCATCTCTCTCCGCGCCTCCATTTATCTCCCCAATCCCCAG GATTAAGTTTCAGTTAACCAATGCTTTGAGTCAAAGACTGATACAACCAAATGCTGTTACATCGAGGTACTTGTCTACTGAGGCCACATCTAAGGGTTACAGTTCCGAGCAGATTCAG GTGCTGGAAGGCTTGGACCCTGTCAGAAAACGGCCAGGAATGTATATAGGGAGCACTGGACCTCGTGGTCTGCACCATTTG GTTTATGAGATACTTGACAACGCTATTGATGAGGCTCAAGCTGGTTATGCCTCAAAGGTTGATGTCGTCCTGCATGCAGATGGCTCAGTTAGTGTTATGGACAATGGACGTGGG ATACCCACAGATTTGCATCCTGCGACCAAAAAATCTTCCCTGGAGACTGTGCTTACG GTTTTACATGCAGGTGGCAAGTTTGGTGGCACGAGTAGTGGCTACAGTGTGTCTGGTGGACTACATGGTGTAGGTTTATCAGTTGTTAATGCTTTGTCTGAG GCCTTGGAGGTCACGGTTTGGAGAGATGGGATGGAGCATAAGCAAAATTATTCTCGTGGAAAGCCCATAACTACACTTACTTGCCGTGTTCTCCCGCTAGAATCAAAGGGGACTAAAGGGACGAGCATCAGGTTTTGGCCCGACAAAGAAG TATTCACAACGGAAATTGAATTCGACCATAACACCATTGCTGGACGAATTAGGGAGCTTGCATTTCTGAATCCAAAG GTTACCATCACTCTTAAAAAGGAGGATGATGATCTTGAAAAGAACCAATATACTGAATATTATTTTGCTGGAGGATTAACTGAATATGTTAGCTGGCTAAATACTGATAAG AATCCCATTCATGACGTGCTGGGTTTCAGGAAAGAGATAAATGGTGCCACCGTGGACGTTTCCCTTCAATG GTGCTCAGATGCATATTCAGACACGATGCTGGGATATGCCAATAGCATTCGCACCATTGATGGTGGAACACACATCGAAGGTGTGAAAGCTTCATTAACCAGGACTCTTAATACCCTTGCAAAGAAGTCAAAGGCTGTTAAG GAGAAGGATATTAGTTTAAGTGGGGAACATGTTAGAGAGGGATTGACCTGTATCGTCTCAGTCAAGGTTCCTAATCCTGAGTTTGAAGGTCAAACAAAG ACAAGATTAGGGAATCCAGAGGTGAGAAAAATTGTTGACCAATCAGTTCAGGAGTACCTCACGGAGTTTTTGGAATTGCATCCAGATGTACTTGAGAGTATTATTTCCAAATCCCTTAACGCTTACAAG GCTGCTTTAGCTGCCAAAAGGGCAAGGGAGTTGGTCAGGTCGAAAAGCGTTTTGAAGTCATCATCACTTCCTGGGAAACTGGCTGATTGCTCATCATCAGATCCTGAAGAATCTG AGATTTTTATAGTCGAAGGAGATTCTGCTGGTGGCAGTGCGAAACAGGGCCGTGACAGACGTTTTCAG gCAATTCTTCCTTTGAGGGGTAAAATTTTGAACATTGAAAGAAAGGATGAAGCAGCGATGTATAAGAATgaagaaattcaaaatctaaTTCTTGGCCTTGGCCTCGGTGTGAAG GGAGAagaatttaagaaagaaaatttgcGGTACCATAAGATAATCATCTTAACAGATGCAGATGTTGATGGTGCACATATACGGACACTTCTGTTGACCTTTTTCTTCAGATATCAG AGAGCCTTGTTTGATGCGGGTTGCATTTATGTCGGCGTTCCACCTCTATTCAAg GTTGAAAGGGGGAAACATGCTCAATATTGCTATGATGACGCAGACCTTAAAAAGATCACCGCTAATTTCCCTGCAAACGCATCCTACACCATTCAAAGGTTCAAAG GTTTGGGAGAGATGATGCCTGAGCAGCTTTGGGAAACAACAATGAATCCAGAAACAAGGATATTGAAGCAATTAGTTGTTGAGGATATAGCAGAAGCAAACATGACATTTTCATCACTTATGGGTGCTCGG GTCGATGTCCGGAAAGAACTCATCAAAAATGCAGCAACAAAGATCAATCTGCAGCGTCTTGACATATAA
- the LOC104734428 gene encoding metal-independent phosphoserine phosphatase, producing MGHEWIDAEKEFKWSEDVKVESEVTEIVLVRHGETTWNAAGRIQGQIESELNEVGQKQAVAIAERLGKEARPVAVYSSDLKRAKDTALMIAKTCFCPEVTEVPDLKERHVGSLQGLYWTEGAEKEPEAYSAFFSSQNDLEIPGGGESFDQLCDRSMNALEQIAKKHKGKRVIVVTHGGVLRAIYLRITQASSAGKLLNASVNVVHLRDKKWIIDSWSDVSHLSSVGFLQRGFDGDSKP from the exons ATGGGTCATGAATg gATCGATGCAGAGAAGGAGTTCAAATGGAGTGAGGATGTCAAAGTTGAAAGTGAAGTGACGGAGATTGTTCTTGTTCGCCATGGAGAAACCACTTGGAACGCTGCCGGAAGAATCCAg GGACAAATTGAATCAGAGCTTAACGAAGTTGGACAAAAGCAGGCTGTTGCA aTCGCTGAGAGATTGGGAAAAGAGGCGAGACCCGTAGCAGTGTATTCGTCAGACCTAAAACGAGCCAAAGACACTGCTCTAATGATCGCCAAAACTTGTTTTTGTCCCGAG GTGACTGAAGTACCTGACTTGAAAGAGAGGCACGTGGGTAGTCTCCAAGGGCTGTATTGGACAGAAGGAGCAGAGAAAGAACCTGAAGCTTATTCTGCTTTTTTCTCCTCCCAGAATGACCTCGAGATTCCT GGAGGAGGAGAGAGCTTCGACCAGCTTTGTGATAGATCTATGAATGCTCTTGAACAAATTGCAAAGAAACACAAAG GAAAGAGAGTGATAGTGGTGACTCATGGAGGGGTGTTGAGGGCAATATACTTGAGGATTACGCAAGCTTCCTCTGCCGGAAAACTCCTAAATGCGTCAGTCAATGTAGTTCACCTCCGTGACAAGAAATGGATCATCGATTCGTGGAGCGATGTTTCTCATCTCTCCTCCGTTGGATTTCTCCAACGTGGCTTTGATGGAGACTCCAAGCCCTAG
- the LOC104734429 gene encoding DNA gyrase subunit B, mitochondrial isoform X1, which produces MALIQRASSYHLRLYLRLMASRPRLFSTTSSLSPSLHPHSSSLSAPPFISPIPSFRIKFQLTNALSQRLIQPNAVTSRYLSTEATSKGYSSEQIQVLEGLDPVRKRPGMYIGSTGPRGLHHLVYEILDNAIDEAQAGYASKVDVVLHADGSVSVMDNGRGIPTDLHPATKKSSLETVLTVLHAGGKFGGTSSGYSVSGGLHGVGLSVVNALSEALEVTVWRDGMEHKQNYSRGKPITTLTCRVLPLESKGTKGTSIRFWPDKEVFTTEIEFDHNTIAGRIRELAFLNPKVTITLKKEDDDLEKNQYTEYYFAGGLTEYVSWLNTDKNPIHDVLGFRKEINGATVDVSLQWCSDAYSDTMLGYANSIRTIDGGTHIEGVKASLTRTLNTLAKKSKAVKEKDISLSGEHVREGLTCIVSVKVPNPEFEGQTKTRLGNPEVRKIVDQSVQEYLTEFLELHPDVLESIISKSLNAYKAALAAKRARELVRSKSVLKSSSLPGKLADCSSSDPEESEIFIVEGDSAGGSAKQGRDRRFQAILPLRGKILNIERKDEAAMYKNEEIQNLILGLGLGVKGEEFKKENLRYHKIIILTDADVDGAHIRTLLLTFFFRYQRALFDAGCIYVGVPPLFKVERGKHAQYCYDDADLKKITANFPANASYTIQRFKGLGEMMPEQLWETTMNPETRILKQLVVEDIAEANMTFSSLMGARVDVRKELIKNAATKINLQRLDI; this is translated from the exons ATGGCGCTTATTCAGAGAGCTTCTTCTTATCATCTTCGTCTCTATTTACGGCTCATGGCTTCTCGTCCTCGTCTCTTCTCTACTACTAGCtcactctctccttctcttcatcCTCACTCCTCATCTCTCTCCGCGCCTCCATTTATCTCCCCAATCCCCAG tttcagGATTAAGTTTCAGTTAACCAATGCTTTGAGTCAAAGACTGATACAACCAAATGCTGTTACATCGAGGTACTTGTCTACTGAGGCCACATCTAAGGGTTACAGTTCCGAGCAGATTCAG GTGCTGGAAGGCTTGGACCCTGTCAGAAAACGGCCAGGAATGTATATAGGGAGCACTGGACCTCGTGGTCTGCACCATTTG GTTTATGAGATACTTGACAACGCTATTGATGAGGCTCAAGCTGGTTATGCCTCAAAGGTTGATGTCGTCCTGCATGCAGATGGCTCAGTTAGTGTTATGGACAATGGACGTGGG ATACCCACAGATTTGCATCCTGCGACCAAAAAATCTTCCCTGGAGACTGTGCTTACG GTTTTACATGCAGGTGGCAAGTTTGGTGGCACGAGTAGTGGCTACAGTGTGTCTGGTGGACTACATGGTGTAGGTTTATCAGTTGTTAATGCTTTGTCTGAG GCCTTGGAGGTCACGGTTTGGAGAGATGGGATGGAGCATAAGCAAAATTATTCTCGTGGAAAGCCCATAACTACACTTACTTGCCGTGTTCTCCCGCTAGAATCAAAGGGGACTAAAGGGACGAGCATCAGGTTTTGGCCCGACAAAGAAG TATTCACAACGGAAATTGAATTCGACCATAACACCATTGCTGGACGAATTAGGGAGCTTGCATTTCTGAATCCAAAG GTTACCATCACTCTTAAAAAGGAGGATGATGATCTTGAAAAGAACCAATATACTGAATATTATTTTGCTGGAGGATTAACTGAATATGTTAGCTGGCTAAATACTGATAAG AATCCCATTCATGACGTGCTGGGTTTCAGGAAAGAGATAAATGGTGCCACCGTGGACGTTTCCCTTCAATG GTGCTCAGATGCATATTCAGACACGATGCTGGGATATGCCAATAGCATTCGCACCATTGATGGTGGAACACACATCGAAGGTGTGAAAGCTTCATTAACCAGGACTCTTAATACCCTTGCAAAGAAGTCAAAGGCTGTTAAG GAGAAGGATATTAGTTTAAGTGGGGAACATGTTAGAGAGGGATTGACCTGTATCGTCTCAGTCAAGGTTCCTAATCCTGAGTTTGAAGGTCAAACAAAG ACAAGATTAGGGAATCCAGAGGTGAGAAAAATTGTTGACCAATCAGTTCAGGAGTACCTCACGGAGTTTTTGGAATTGCATCCAGATGTACTTGAGAGTATTATTTCCAAATCCCTTAACGCTTACAAG GCTGCTTTAGCTGCCAAAAGGGCAAGGGAGTTGGTCAGGTCGAAAAGCGTTTTGAAGTCATCATCACTTCCTGGGAAACTGGCTGATTGCTCATCATCAGATCCTGAAGAATCTG AGATTTTTATAGTCGAAGGAGATTCTGCTGGTGGCAGTGCGAAACAGGGCCGTGACAGACGTTTTCAG gCAATTCTTCCTTTGAGGGGTAAAATTTTGAACATTGAAAGAAAGGATGAAGCAGCGATGTATAAGAATgaagaaattcaaaatctaaTTCTTGGCCTTGGCCTCGGTGTGAAG GGAGAagaatttaagaaagaaaatttgcGGTACCATAAGATAATCATCTTAACAGATGCAGATGTTGATGGTGCACATATACGGACACTTCTGTTGACCTTTTTCTTCAGATATCAG AGAGCCTTGTTTGATGCGGGTTGCATTTATGTCGGCGTTCCACCTCTATTCAAg GTTGAAAGGGGGAAACATGCTCAATATTGCTATGATGACGCAGACCTTAAAAAGATCACCGCTAATTTCCCTGCAAACGCATCCTACACCATTCAAAGGTTCAAAG GTTTGGGAGAGATGATGCCTGAGCAGCTTTGGGAAACAACAATGAATCCAGAAACAAGGATATTGAAGCAATTAGTTGTTGAGGATATAGCAGAAGCAAACATGACATTTTCATCACTTATGGGTGCTCGG GTCGATGTCCGGAAAGAACTCATCAAAAATGCAGCAACAAAGATCAATCTGCAGCGTCTTGACATATAA